The stretch of DNA TTCGCTGCGAAAATCGTGAGCGCATCGTATATGATCGACCGACTACTGGAAACCATTGCTGCCTTGAGCAACTGATCGATCTGGGGGTCAGTGATCTCGAGATCGTCGGCGAGTCGCAGGAGGCGTTCTACCCGTGGATGGTCCCGTGTTCGTCGCACAGGGGCTGTTCCGATGCCGAGACTCGGGTATCTGTGGGTAGGGGGTGGTTCGGATGGAGCAGCCCCCGCGGGCTACCCGTTTCCTCCCCACCGCTGTTGGCAGTAGCTGGCTAGGACTCCTGCATGCTGTAATCGGCTCGTGTGGACCGGTCAGGCGTCGACCTCGTGGACGTCCAGCAGCTCACGGATGGACTCGGTTTCGTCTTCCCAGTATTCTTCCTCCTCGGGATCGTCGGATTCGAGCAACTGGGTTGCACGGTTCGTGACCGCATTCTCCCCAAGAATTTCTGGGTGTGGGATACCGTCTCCGTACTCGAGGAGTCCGGCGGCCCGTTCGTAGGCATCATCCAGGGCATACTCCGGGATGTCTTCCTCGGTCAGATGAGTGAGTGCGTAGCTCGCGGCGTTGTACGTCTCGTACAGGGTTGGTGCATCGGTATCCTCGACTTCCTCGTGAAGTGCGGTCAGGAGATCCGGGGTTGGGTTCTCGAGTAGTTCGTCGATTCCGAGATCGTAGAGCACGAGCAATGCCTCGTCTAAGTTCATGAGTTCGCGTTCCTGGGCATCTGCCAGGCGTTGTTCGACCGTATCGACACCATCCACCATCGAGTCGACGGCGTGGTACGCCAACTGTGGCTGGAACGGTTCGCC from Natronobacterium texcoconense encodes:
- a CDS encoding DUF932 domain-containing protein, with the protein product MYAYHGDLDAWEPVPWRDSLWTDEDDPQLAGEVSSSTDFYNVIQYGDILEAIGHGVEQHDLNPEGHVSLSETRHKMSAKVGLEQSIEPREGDQIELQLHARSGHSGYHGVKYDIGAERLVCSNGMTAFVAEHSFEQTHGEPFQPQLAYHAVDSMVDGVDTVEQRLADAQERELMNLDEALLVLYDLGIDELLENPTPDLLTALHEEVEDTDAPTLYETYNAASYALTHLTEEDIPEYALDDAYERAAGLLEYGDGIPHPEILGENAVTNRATQLLESDDPEEEEYWEDETESIRELLDVHEVDA